The sequence TCAAACTCTAGAATTTTCGACAATCCATTGCGAATACCTCGAAACCCTTGTGCTAACGCCCGGATAGACGGCGTCACCGCACCGGTGTGTCCAAGACGCTACACCAACCACGGTCTTGTTTTCAAACTCGTCTTCAACGATGATTGGTCCTCCGAAGTCTCCGGAGCAGAATCCCCGCCCGTCATTGGTCAGGAAGCCTGTACACATGACATTATCAGTGATGATTGGAGTATCTTCGTAGCCAGGTTGCGTCTTCAAATGAGCATAGCGTTGGCGGCAGGTGTCTTGGTTTACGATGTTGAGGTTTGTTCTTTGAAGGAAATCTGGGGTGGAGCCATCGGGCTGTGGAAGAAAATTTTGTTAATAGTTAATTTTGAGGGGCTTGTagatttctttttttatacTAGTAAAGTTTCTTACCCGAATAACGCCTAACCCGATAGAAACAACAACAGCATTATCAGGAACGGTGTAGCTGGCTCCGGCGATACTGGCAAAGCCAACA is a genomic window of Plutella xylostella chromosome 18, ilPluXylo3.1, whole genome shotgun sequence containing:
- the LOC105392197 gene encoding trypsin, alkaline C encodes the protein MKVYILLLMFGATLAAPQPERIMGGGMTLIQYFPFFVGVQHGIFGAWSQHCGGSLLSDHVVLTAASCLERHLAITLRVRVGASTNFGGDPMDVSDFKMHSSWNSPIYENDIGLIFLRRRAVQSSYVGFASIAGASYTVPDNAVVVSIGLGVIRPDGSTPDFLQRTNLNIVNQDTCRQRYAHLKTQPGYEDTPIITDNVMCTGFLTNDGRGFCSGDFGGPIIVEDEFENKTVVGVASWTHRCGDAVYPGVSTRVSRYSQWIVENSRV